The following are encoded in a window of Haliaeetus albicilla chromosome 1, bHalAlb1.1, whole genome shotgun sequence genomic DNA:
- the LOC138688009 gene encoding rho-related BTB domain-containing protein 2-like isoform X2, with protein sequence MWYPEIKHFCPRTPIVLVGCQLDLRYADLEAVNRARRPLAKPIKPTDILPPERGHEVAKELGVPYYETSVVAQFGIKDVFDNAIRAALISRRHLQFWKSHLKKMQRPLLQAPFLPPKPPPPVIQVPDPPASRGWGPAALFCTPLCADVVFQLQGGQRVFAHRVYLATSCSKFYDLFTLEGPRGGAKEPAARTKSLDGERGALAEGARAPLRTSQSDDALRPTAGDGAAPGSGGRDLSAWGRGFVSMRWELVADPVAGREKRMAVVCMDRRVQAEPFRAVLEYLYTGRLDQARGDLMQVATIAELLEVFDLRMMVANVLNKESFMNQEITKAFHVRRANRIKECLGKGVFADVVFRVDDGAVPAHKPLLIAGCDWMMAMFRGAFRESYAAEVSLPGTNCACLRAVLDFLYTGVFTPTPDLDAMELLILTNRLCLPRLQALTEQYAVDELLRAFMQRVEIDEQVIIYLEMTQFHNARQLAAWCLHYICTNYNSVCRRFPREMKFMSPENQAHFERHRWPPVWYLKEEDLYLRSKKEREREEQLQRKQHTRSKWCFWRPSPHVS encoded by the exons ATGTGGTACCCTGAGATCAAGCACTTCTGCCCCCGGACGCCCATCGTGCTGGTGGGGTGCCAGCTGGACCTGCGCTATGCCGACCTGGAGGCCGTCAACCGGGCCCGGCGCCCCTTGGCCAA gcccatCAAGCCCACGGACATCCTGCCCCCGGAGCGGGGCCACGAGGTGGCCAAGGAGCTGGGGGTACCCTACTACGAGACCAGTGTGGTGGCCCAGTTCGGCATCAAGGACGTCTTCGACAACGCCATCCGGGCCGCTCTCATCTCCCGCCGGCACCTCCAGTTCTGGAAGTCCCACCTGAAGAAGATGCAGCGGCCGCTGCTGCAGGCCCCCTTCCtgccccccaagcccccaccGCCTGTCATCCAGGTCCCCGACCCGCCGGCAAGCCGTGGCTGGGGCCCCGCCGCCCTCTTCTGCACCCCGCTCTGCGCCGATGTcgtcttccagctgcagggcgGCCAGCGGGTCTTCGCCCACCGCGTCTACCTGGCCACCTCCTGCTCCAAGTTCTACGACCTCTTCACCCTGGaggggccgcgggggggggcCAAGGAGCCGGCCGCCCGCACCAAGAGCCTGGACGGGGAGCGGGGGGCCCTGGCCGAGGGGGCGCGCGCCCCGCTGCGGACTTCGCAGAGCGATGATGCCCTGCGGCCGACGGCGGGGGACGGTGCGGCCCCCGGCAGCGGCGGCCGTGACCTGTCGGCCTGGGGCCGCGGCTTCGTCAGCATGCGCTGGGAGCTGGTGGCGGACCCGGTGGCCGGGCGGGAGAAGCGGATGGCGGTGGTGTGCATGGACCGGCGGGTGCAGGCGGAACCCTTCCGCGCCGTGCTGGAGTACCTCTACACCGGGCGGCTGGACCAGGCCCGCGGGGACCTGATGCAGGTGGCCACCATCGCCGAGCTGCTGGAGGTCTTCGACCTGCGCATGATGGTGGCCAACGTGCTCAACAAGGAGAGCTTCATGAACCAGGAGATCACCAAGGCTTTCCATGTCCGTCGTGCCAACCGCATCAAGGAgtgcctggggaagggggtCTTCGCAG ACGTGGTTTTCCGTGTGGATGATGGGGCCGTGCCGGCACACAAGCCCCTGCTCATTGCTGGCTGCGACTGGATGATGGCCATGTTCCGGGGGGCTTTCCGGGAGAGCTACGCTGCTGAG GTCTCCCTGCCCGGCACCAACTGTGCCTGCCTGCGTGCCGTCCTTGACTTCCTCTACACCGGCGTCTTCACCCCCACGCCCGACCTGGATGCGATGGAGCTCCTCATCCTCACCAACCGCCTCTGCCTGCCCCGGCTGCAGGCGCTCACAG AGCAGTACGCGGTGGACGAGCTGCTGCGAGCCTTCATGCAGCGGGTGGAGATCGACGAGCAGGTCATCATCTACCTGGAGATGACGCAG TTCCACAACGCCCGGCAGCTGGCCGCCTGGTGCCTGCACTACATCTGCACCAACTACAACAGCGTCTGCCGCCGCTTCCCCCGGGAGATGAAGTTCATGTCCCCAG AGAACCAGGCGCACTTTGAGCGGCACCGCTGGCCGCCGGTCTGGTACCTGAAGGAGGAGGACCTGTACCTGCGCTCCAAGaaggagcgggagcgggaggagcagctgcagcGCAAGCAGCACACCCGCAGCAAGTGGTGCTTCTGGCGGCCCTCGCCCCACGTCTCCTGA
- the LOC138688009 gene encoding rho-related BTB domain-containing protein 2-like isoform X1 yields MDLDVDYERPNVETIKCVVVGDNAVGKTRLICARACNATLSQYQLLATHVPTVWAIDQYRVCQEVLERSRDVVDEVSVSLRLWDTFGDHHKDRRFAYGRSDVVVLCFSLANPNSLRHVKTMWYPEIKHFCPRTPIVLVGCQLDLRYADLEAVNRARRPLAKPIKPTDILPPERGHEVAKELGVPYYETSVVAQFGIKDVFDNAIRAALISRRHLQFWKSHLKKMQRPLLQAPFLPPKPPPPVIQVPDPPASRGWGPAALFCTPLCADVVFQLQGGQRVFAHRVYLATSCSKFYDLFTLEGPRGGAKEPAARTKSLDGERGALAEGARAPLRTSQSDDALRPTAGDGAAPGSGGRDLSAWGRGFVSMRWELVADPVAGREKRMAVVCMDRRVQAEPFRAVLEYLYTGRLDQARGDLMQVATIAELLEVFDLRMMVANVLNKESFMNQEITKAFHVRRANRIKECLGKGVFADVVFRVDDGAVPAHKPLLIAGCDWMMAMFRGAFRESYAAEVSLPGTNCACLRAVLDFLYTGVFTPTPDLDAMELLILTNRLCLPRLQALTEQYAVDELLRAFMQRVEIDEQVIIYLEMTQFHNARQLAAWCLHYICTNYNSVCRRFPREMKFMSPENQAHFERHRWPPVWYLKEEDLYLRSKKEREREEQLQRKQHTRSKWCFWRPSPHVS; encoded by the exons ATGGACCTGGACGTGGACTACGAGCGCCCCAACGTCGAGACCATCAAGTGCGTGGTGGTGGGCGACAACGCCGTGGGGAAGACGCGGCTGATCTGCGCCCGCGCCTGCAACGCCACGCTCAGCCAGTACCAGCTGCTGGCCACGCACGTCCCCACCGTCTGGGCCATCGACCAGTACCGCGTCTGCCAGGAG GTGCTGGAGCGCTCCCGGGACGTGGTGGACGAGGTCAGCGTCTCCCTGCGCCTCTGGGACACCTTCGGGGACCACCACAAGGACCGGCGCTTCGCCTATGGCAG GTCAGATGTGGTCGTGCTCTGCTTCTCACTGGCGAACCCCAACTCCCTGCGCCACGTGAAGACGATGTGGTACCCTGAGATCAAGCACTTCTGCCCCCGGACGCCCATCGTGCTGGTGGGGTGCCAGCTGGACCTGCGCTATGCCGACCTGGAGGCCGTCAACCGGGCCCGGCGCCCCTTGGCCAA gcccatCAAGCCCACGGACATCCTGCCCCCGGAGCGGGGCCACGAGGTGGCCAAGGAGCTGGGGGTACCCTACTACGAGACCAGTGTGGTGGCCCAGTTCGGCATCAAGGACGTCTTCGACAACGCCATCCGGGCCGCTCTCATCTCCCGCCGGCACCTCCAGTTCTGGAAGTCCCACCTGAAGAAGATGCAGCGGCCGCTGCTGCAGGCCCCCTTCCtgccccccaagcccccaccGCCTGTCATCCAGGTCCCCGACCCGCCGGCAAGCCGTGGCTGGGGCCCCGCCGCCCTCTTCTGCACCCCGCTCTGCGCCGATGTcgtcttccagctgcagggcgGCCAGCGGGTCTTCGCCCACCGCGTCTACCTGGCCACCTCCTGCTCCAAGTTCTACGACCTCTTCACCCTGGaggggccgcgggggggggcCAAGGAGCCGGCCGCCCGCACCAAGAGCCTGGACGGGGAGCGGGGGGCCCTGGCCGAGGGGGCGCGCGCCCCGCTGCGGACTTCGCAGAGCGATGATGCCCTGCGGCCGACGGCGGGGGACGGTGCGGCCCCCGGCAGCGGCGGCCGTGACCTGTCGGCCTGGGGCCGCGGCTTCGTCAGCATGCGCTGGGAGCTGGTGGCGGACCCGGTGGCCGGGCGGGAGAAGCGGATGGCGGTGGTGTGCATGGACCGGCGGGTGCAGGCGGAACCCTTCCGCGCCGTGCTGGAGTACCTCTACACCGGGCGGCTGGACCAGGCCCGCGGGGACCTGATGCAGGTGGCCACCATCGCCGAGCTGCTGGAGGTCTTCGACCTGCGCATGATGGTGGCCAACGTGCTCAACAAGGAGAGCTTCATGAACCAGGAGATCACCAAGGCTTTCCATGTCCGTCGTGCCAACCGCATCAAGGAgtgcctggggaagggggtCTTCGCAG ACGTGGTTTTCCGTGTGGATGATGGGGCCGTGCCGGCACACAAGCCCCTGCTCATTGCTGGCTGCGACTGGATGATGGCCATGTTCCGGGGGGCTTTCCGGGAGAGCTACGCTGCTGAG GTCTCCCTGCCCGGCACCAACTGTGCCTGCCTGCGTGCCGTCCTTGACTTCCTCTACACCGGCGTCTTCACCCCCACGCCCGACCTGGATGCGATGGAGCTCCTCATCCTCACCAACCGCCTCTGCCTGCCCCGGCTGCAGGCGCTCACAG AGCAGTACGCGGTGGACGAGCTGCTGCGAGCCTTCATGCAGCGGGTGGAGATCGACGAGCAGGTCATCATCTACCTGGAGATGACGCAG TTCCACAACGCCCGGCAGCTGGCCGCCTGGTGCCTGCACTACATCTGCACCAACTACAACAGCGTCTGCCGCCGCTTCCCCCGGGAGATGAAGTTCATGTCCCCAG AGAACCAGGCGCACTTTGAGCGGCACCGCTGGCCGCCGGTCTGGTACCTGAAGGAGGAGGACCTGTACCTGCGCTCCAAGaaggagcgggagcgggaggagcagctgcagcGCAAGCAGCACACCCGCAGCAAGTGGTGCTTCTGGCGGCCCTCGCCCCACGTCTCCTGA
- the LOC138688012 gene encoding drebrin-like isoform X2 codes for MAAPGLERHRLALLAAKEDVGNPRAGTNWAVFAYEKHHDLKLLDSGAGGPDELAEKFSITSIMYGLCRIQDPSTGAHRIVLINWVGEKAPESQRKACAGHLPAIRAFFKEASVVLSACRAEEVTQEGLSRALAQMAPAAAPARRVPPPDAQELVGTNYRKTNPALEIHRTKRDSFWAQAEREEEQRKEEERRRALEERKRWERERMEEERREAAERELRFREKERMIEEQRKEQARLEAEERRKEKARWEQQQREHEEAMRDRGRRSESIEKAAEAAVLVSQRSQNPRDFFRQRERSGSTSGTPLPASPVGTRTGARRPFLRYQRSLTESAFIFRRPDPPPSPGPFHPGAFRAAPPPSPHRPQPPLPTSPIGKGTPPCATLGSPPSPMGTGTPQCATTGTPTSPIGRGTPPCATLGSPPSPMGTGTPPCAPTGTPASPVGTGTSPCATLGSPPRPMGTGTPQCATTGTPTSPTARGTPPSALTGSPTSPVGRGTPPCATLGSPPSPARAGPPHATSPIGTKLPPCATMGIPPSPVGTGPPPLASPIGTAPPAPCATWGPPSPAGAGSPPDVPGPGSLLPTSPPRMGCPPGPLGSTSLDSTCGAEPLPPCSTPGLGPPGNPPWQPPLGIEEAVTLPPPSPPGTSQDEDGPPLDTYPLPNPPPWVSLGLLAGPGEGVPSPRGGSPLPGLTPAPMPHTGTPPRSPSPPSLPEDPALPCLAPQEPQPGPVGQQGQEPVWGDSGHNGIGGQEQGGWLAPWERDPPPRQGDEDDTILLPQPLHKTKPGFALLLARDTPHPQLPGGTSPPAEDEDLSPHAV; via the exons aTGGCGGCCCCGGGGCTGGAGCGGCACCGGCTGGCGCTGCTGGCGGCCAAGGAGGACGTGGGCAACCCCCGGGCCGGGACCAACTG GGCCGTCTTTGCCTATGAGAAGCACCATGACCTCAAGCTCCTGGACTCTGGAG CCGGGGGTCCGGATGAGCTGGCTGAAAAATTCTCCATCACCAGCATCATGTACGGGCTGTGCCGCATCCAAGACCCCAGCACCGGCGCTCACCGCATCGTCCTCATCAATTGG GTCGGGGAGAAGGCACCGGAGTCCCAACGTAAGGCGTGTGCCGGGCATCTGCCCGCCATCAGAGCTTTCTTTAAG GAGGCCAGTGTGGTGCTGAGCGCCTGCCGCGCCGAGGAGGTGACGCAGGAGGGGCTGAGCCGAGCGCTGGCACAGATggcccccgccgctgcccccgcCAGgagggtgccccccccagatGCCCAGGAGCTGGTG GGCACCAACTACCGCAAGACCAACCCAGCGCTGGAGATCCACCGGACCAAGCGGGACTCCTTCTGGGCCCAGGCTGAG CGCGAGGAAGAGCAACGCAAGGAGGaggagcggcggcgggcgctggaGGAGCGCAAGCGCTGGGAGCGGGAGCggatggaggaggagaggcGGGAGGCAGCTGAGCGCGAGCTCCGCTTCAGGGAGAAGGAGCGGATGATCGAGGAGCAGCG GAAGGAGCAGGCACggctggaggcagaggagcGGAGGAAGGAGAAGGCACGATGG gagcagcagcagcgggagcACGAGGAGGCCATGCGGGACCGCGGCCGGCGCAGCGAGTCCATCGAGAAGGCGGCC GAGGCGGCTGTCCTGGTCTCCCAGCGCTCGCAGAACCCCCGGGATTTCTTCCGGCAACGGGAACGCTCGGGGTCCACTTCTGGCACCCCGCTGCCAGCATCCCCCGTTGGCACCAGGACCG GTGCCCGTCGGCCATTCCTGCGGTACCAGCGCAGCCTGACGGAGTCAGCCTTCATCTTCCGCCGGCCGGACCCCCCACCCTCACCCGGACCCTTCCACCCTGGGGCATTCAGGGctgcacccccccccagcccccaccgaccccagcctcccctccccaccagccccataGGGAAGGGGACCCCTCCTTGTGCAACCTTggggagcccccccagccccatggggacagggacgcCTCAGTGTGCCACCACTGGgacccccaccagccccataGGGAGGGGGACCCCTCCTTGTGCCACCTTggggagcccccccagccccatggggacagggacgcCTCCCTGTGCCCCCACTGGGACCCCCGCCAGCccagtggggacagggacctCTCCTTGTGCGACCCTGGggagcccccccagacccatggggacagggacgcCTCAATGTGCCACTACTGGgacccccaccagccccacagcgAGGGGGacccctccctctgccctcaCTGGGAGCCCCACAAGCCCTGTGGGAAGGGGGACCCCTCCCTGTGCCACCCTggggagcccccccagcccagcccgggcAGGGCCACCCCATGCTACCAGCCCCATAGGGACAAAGCTCCCTCCCTGTGCCACCATGGggatcccccccagccctgtggggACAGGACCCCCCCCTCTGGCCAGCCCCATAGGGacagcccccccagctccctgtgccacctggggaccccccagcccagcaggggCAGGGTCCCCCCCTGATGTGCCTGGGCCAGggtccctgctccccaccagTCCCCCCAGGATGGGGTGCCCCCCCGGCCCTCTTGGGTCGACGTCCCTCGACAGCACTTGTGGGGCAGAGCCGCTGCCCCCCTGCAGCACTCCCGGGCTGGGGCCCCCCGGCAATCCCCCCTGGCAGCCCCCTCTGGGCATCGAGGAGGCTGTGActctgcctccccccagcccccctggcACTTCCCAGGATGAGGATGGACCCCCCCTGGATACCTaccccctccccaacccccccccatgGGTGTCTCTGGGGCTGCTGGCGGGGCCAGGCGAGGGGGTCCCGagcccccggggggggtccccctTACCTGGGCTGACACCTGCCCCGATGCCCCACACCGGGACCCCCCCgcgcagccccagcccccccagcctgccagaggatccagcccttccctgcctggCACCCCAGGAACCGCAGCCAG GGCCTGTGgggcagcaggggcaggagcCAGTCTGGGGTGATTCAGGGCACAACGGCATTGGGGGCCAAGAGCAGGGGGGCTGGCTGGCCCCCTGGGAGCGGGACCCCCCCCCGAGGCAG GGAGACGAGGACGACACCATCCTCCTGCCGCAGCCCCTGCACAAAACCAAGCCAG GCTTCGCCCTGCTGCTGGCCCGAGACACCCCCCACCCGCAGCTGCCCGGGGGCACCAGCCCCCCTGCCGAGGACGAGGACCTCTCCCCCCATGCCGTGtag
- the LOC138688012 gene encoding drebrin-like isoform X1: protein MAAPGLERHRLALLAAKEDVGNPRAGTNWAVFAYEKHHDLKLLDSGAGGPDELAEKFSITSIMYGLCRIQDPSTGAHRIVLINWVGEKAPESQRKACAGHLPAIRAFFKEASVVLSACRAEEVTQEGLSRALAQMAPAAAPARRVPPPDAQELVGTNYRKTNPALEIHRTKRDSFWAQAEREEEQRKEEERRRALEERKRWERERMEEERREAAERELRFREKERMIEEQRKEQARLEAEERRKEKARWEQQQREHEEAMRDRGRRSESIEKAAEAAVLVSQRSQNPRDFFRQRERSGSTSGTPLPASPVGTRTGARRPFLRYQRSLTESAFIFRRPDPPPSPGPFHPGAFRAAPPPSPHRPQPPLPTSPIGKGTPPCATLGSPPSPMGTGTPQCATTGTPTSPIGRGTPPCATLGSPPSPMGTGTPPCAPTGTPASPVGTGTSPCATLGSPPRPMGTGTPQCATTGTPTSPTARGTPPSALTGSPTSPVGRGTPPCATLGSPPSPARAGPPHATSPIGTKLPPCATMGIPPSPVGTGPPPLASPIGTAPPAPCATWGPPSPAGAGSPPDVPGPGSLLPTSPPRMGCPPGPLGSTSLDSTCGAEPLPPCSTPGLGPPGNPPWQPPLGIEEAVTLPPPSPPGTSQDEDGPPLDTYPLPNPPPWVSLGLLAGPGEGVPSPRGGSPLPGLTPAPMPHTGTPPRSPSPPSLPEDPALPCLAPQEPQPGPVGQQGQEPVWGDSGHNGIGGQEQGGWLAPWERDPPPRQGPLVLQGDEDDTILLPQPLHKTKPGFALLLARDTPHPQLPGGTSPPAEDEDLSPHAV, encoded by the exons aTGGCGGCCCCGGGGCTGGAGCGGCACCGGCTGGCGCTGCTGGCGGCCAAGGAGGACGTGGGCAACCCCCGGGCCGGGACCAACTG GGCCGTCTTTGCCTATGAGAAGCACCATGACCTCAAGCTCCTGGACTCTGGAG CCGGGGGTCCGGATGAGCTGGCTGAAAAATTCTCCATCACCAGCATCATGTACGGGCTGTGCCGCATCCAAGACCCCAGCACCGGCGCTCACCGCATCGTCCTCATCAATTGG GTCGGGGAGAAGGCACCGGAGTCCCAACGTAAGGCGTGTGCCGGGCATCTGCCCGCCATCAGAGCTTTCTTTAAG GAGGCCAGTGTGGTGCTGAGCGCCTGCCGCGCCGAGGAGGTGACGCAGGAGGGGCTGAGCCGAGCGCTGGCACAGATggcccccgccgctgcccccgcCAGgagggtgccccccccagatGCCCAGGAGCTGGTG GGCACCAACTACCGCAAGACCAACCCAGCGCTGGAGATCCACCGGACCAAGCGGGACTCCTTCTGGGCCCAGGCTGAG CGCGAGGAAGAGCAACGCAAGGAGGaggagcggcggcgggcgctggaGGAGCGCAAGCGCTGGGAGCGGGAGCggatggaggaggagaggcGGGAGGCAGCTGAGCGCGAGCTCCGCTTCAGGGAGAAGGAGCGGATGATCGAGGAGCAGCG GAAGGAGCAGGCACggctggaggcagaggagcGGAGGAAGGAGAAGGCACGATGG gagcagcagcagcgggagcACGAGGAGGCCATGCGGGACCGCGGCCGGCGCAGCGAGTCCATCGAGAAGGCGGCC GAGGCGGCTGTCCTGGTCTCCCAGCGCTCGCAGAACCCCCGGGATTTCTTCCGGCAACGGGAACGCTCGGGGTCCACTTCTGGCACCCCGCTGCCAGCATCCCCCGTTGGCACCAGGACCG GTGCCCGTCGGCCATTCCTGCGGTACCAGCGCAGCCTGACGGAGTCAGCCTTCATCTTCCGCCGGCCGGACCCCCCACCCTCACCCGGACCCTTCCACCCTGGGGCATTCAGGGctgcacccccccccagcccccaccgaccccagcctcccctccccaccagccccataGGGAAGGGGACCCCTCCTTGTGCAACCTTggggagcccccccagccccatggggacagggacgcCTCAGTGTGCCACCACTGGgacccccaccagccccataGGGAGGGGGACCCCTCCTTGTGCCACCTTggggagcccccccagccccatggggacagggacgcCTCCCTGTGCCCCCACTGGGACCCCCGCCAGCccagtggggacagggacctCTCCTTGTGCGACCCTGGggagcccccccagacccatggggacagggacgcCTCAATGTGCCACTACTGGgacccccaccagccccacagcgAGGGGGacccctccctctgccctcaCTGGGAGCCCCACAAGCCCTGTGGGAAGGGGGACCCCTCCCTGTGCCACCCTggggagcccccccagcccagcccgggcAGGGCCACCCCATGCTACCAGCCCCATAGGGACAAAGCTCCCTCCCTGTGCCACCATGGggatcccccccagccctgtggggACAGGACCCCCCCCTCTGGCCAGCCCCATAGGGacagcccccccagctccctgtgccacctggggaccccccagcccagcaggggCAGGGTCCCCCCCTGATGTGCCTGGGCCAGggtccctgctccccaccagTCCCCCCAGGATGGGGTGCCCCCCCGGCCCTCTTGGGTCGACGTCCCTCGACAGCACTTGTGGGGCAGAGCCGCTGCCCCCCTGCAGCACTCCCGGGCTGGGGCCCCCCGGCAATCCCCCCTGGCAGCCCCCTCTGGGCATCGAGGAGGCTGTGActctgcctccccccagcccccctggcACTTCCCAGGATGAGGATGGACCCCCCCTGGATACCTaccccctccccaacccccccccatgGGTGTCTCTGGGGCTGCTGGCGGGGCCAGGCGAGGGGGTCCCGagcccccggggggggtccccctTACCTGGGCTGACACCTGCCCCGATGCCCCACACCGGGACCCCCCCgcgcagccccagcccccccagcctgccagaggatccagcccttccctgcctggCACCCCAGGAACCGCAGCCAG GGCCTGTGgggcagcaggggcaggagcCAGTCTGGGGTGATTCAGGGCACAACGGCATTGGGGGCCAAGAGCAGGGGGGCTGGCTGGCCCCCTGGGAGCGGGACCCCCCCCCGAGGCAG GGCCCCCTTGTCTTGCAGGGAGACGAGGACGACACCATCCTCCTGCCGCAGCCCCTGCACAAAACCAAGCCAG GCTTCGCCCTGCTGCTGGCCCGAGACACCCCCCACCCGCAGCTGCCCGGGGGCACCAGCCCCCCTGCCGAGGACGAGGACCTCTCCCCCCATGCCGTGtag